In Acinetobacter pittii, one genomic interval encodes:
- the degP gene encoding Do family serine endopeptidase, giving the protein MKSRYLQQGMYAAVFTVAAVQANAAVDFSNLVEQVSPAVVSVNVVKKMTQDELLQQQVPEILKRFFGNQVIIPQQQGPQEKTAYGSAFFISKDGYLLTNHHVIENASRISITLNDRREIDATVVGSDERTDVALLKVNGTNYPALRVGNVDRLRVGEPVLAIGSPFGFDYSASAGIVSAKSRNMSGETSVPFIQTDVALNPGNSGGPLFNQNGEVVGVNSRIFSGTGGYMGLSFSIPIDVAMDVADQLKTKGKVTRSYLGVMMQDIDRNLADAYKLPKPEGALITQISPNSPAQKAGLRAGDVILKLNGASVLRTSDLLYALNKVQPNQTVQFEVLRDDKTRNISATLTTAPDETPATGTKGATSKGPVLGMSIRDLAEPEKNALSVKGGIYVQDVRRGGLASLSNIIPGDVITQVNNNQILNSQDFAKVVSNLPKNTVARVAIIRQGQRAMLGLRIQ; this is encoded by the coding sequence ATGAAATCTCGCTATTTACAACAAGGAATGTATGCAGCGGTATTTACAGTTGCTGCTGTTCAAGCAAATGCTGCTGTTGATTTTTCAAATCTTGTTGAACAAGTTAGTCCGGCAGTCGTGAGTGTAAATGTCGTAAAAAAAATGACTCAGGATGAACTGTTGCAGCAGCAAGTTCCTGAAATTTTAAAACGTTTCTTTGGCAATCAGGTCATCATTCCACAACAACAAGGTCCACAAGAAAAGACAGCTTACGGAAGTGCATTCTTTATTAGTAAAGATGGTTACTTACTTACTAACCATCATGTGATTGAAAATGCCTCTCGTATCAGTATTACTTTAAATGACCGACGTGAAATTGATGCAACTGTAGTGGGTAGTGATGAGCGTACAGATGTTGCCTTGTTAAAGGTCAATGGAACTAACTATCCAGCTTTACGAGTAGGTAATGTTGACCGTTTACGTGTCGGTGAACCTGTTTTAGCAATTGGTTCGCCGTTTGGTTTTGACTACTCAGCTTCGGCAGGTATTGTCAGTGCAAAATCACGAAACATGAGCGGTGAAACTTCGGTGCCATTTATTCAAACAGATGTGGCTTTAAACCCGGGTAACTCAGGTGGTCCATTGTTTAACCAAAATGGTGAAGTGGTCGGGGTAAACTCTCGAATATTTAGTGGGACTGGCGGCTATATGGGCTTGTCTTTCTCTATTCCGATTGATGTAGCCATGGACGTTGCAGACCAGCTTAAAACAAAAGGTAAAGTAACACGCTCTTACCTTGGTGTAATGATGCAAGATATTGACCGAAACCTTGCTGATGCCTACAAATTACCAAAACCTGAAGGTGCTTTAATTACTCAAATTTCTCCGAACTCACCTGCACAAAAAGCAGGGCTGAGAGCGGGTGACGTGATTTTAAAATTAAATGGTGCATCTGTACTTCGTACGAGTGATTTACTCTACGCATTAAATAAAGTACAGCCAAACCAAACTGTTCAGTTTGAAGTATTACGTGATGATAAAACACGCAATATTTCAGCGACCTTAACAACTGCACCAGATGAAACGCCTGCCACTGGTACAAAAGGTGCTACATCTAAAGGGCCAGTTCTAGGCATGAGTATTCGTGATTTAGCTGAACCGGAAAAAAATGCGTTGAGCGTGAAAGGCGGTATTTATGTACAAGATGTTCGCCGTGGTGGTTTAGCATCACTGTCAAATATCATTCCGGGTGATGTGATTACTCAAGTCAATAATAACCAGATTTTAAATAGTCAGGATTTTGCAAAAGTTGTTTCTAACTTGCCGAAAAATACAGTAGCACGTGTTGCTATTATTCGTCAGGGACAGCGTGCGATGCTTGGTTTGCGTATTCAATAA
- a CDS encoding acyl-CoA thioesterase — MSSIFDLHIEVQPHHIDALGHVNNVMYVQWMQDVAAAHVETLGVGVTKYLELKHAMVAVEHHVQYRKAAFEGEKIVLRTWLDDINALYSFRQYVFFRPSDQSVLFVGNTKWACIEIASGRPKRMSPTFTHAYTPLDSSINPYDFTVSYAQ, encoded by the coding sequence GTGAGTAGTATTTTTGATTTACATATTGAGGTGCAGCCACATCACATTGATGCGTTAGGACACGTAAATAATGTAATGTATGTTCAATGGATGCAAGATGTAGCTGCTGCCCATGTTGAAACTTTGGGAGTAGGGGTAACTAAATATCTTGAGTTAAAACATGCCATGGTCGCGGTTGAGCATCATGTGCAATATCGTAAAGCTGCATTTGAAGGCGAAAAAATTGTATTACGCACATGGTTAGATGACATTAACGCCCTTTATTCGTTCCGCCAGTATGTGTTTTTCCGCCCATCAGATCAGTCCGTATTATTCGTTGGAAATACCAAATGGGCATGTATTGAAATTGCTTCAGGTCGTCCTAAACGAATGTCGCCAACTTTTACTCATGCATATACGCCGCTTGATTCAAGCATAAATCCTTATGATTTTACCGTTTCATATGCTCAATAA
- the lepA gene encoding translation elongation factor 4, giving the protein MAQAKKSVDIKNIRNFSIIAHIDHGKSTLADRFIQMCGGLQDREMQAQVLDSMELERERGITIKAASVTLYYTHPNGQEYQLNFIDTPGHVDFSYEVSRSLAACEGALLVVDAAQGVEAQSVANCYTAIEQGLEVLPILNKIDLPQAEPERVIHEIEEIIGIEATDAPTCSAKTGLGVEGVLERLVDVIPAPEGDREAPLQALIIDSWFDNYLGVVSLVRIKQGRIRKGDKMLVKSTGQTHPVTSVGVFNPKHTETDILEAGEVGFVIAGIKDIFGAPVGDTITLASTPEVTTLPGFKKVKPQVYAGLFPIDASDFEPFREALQKLQINDSALFFEPESSDALGFGFRCGFLGMLHMEIVQERLEREYDLDLISSAPTVIYEALTKKGETIYIDSPSKMPDGSTVEDLREPIAECHILVPQEYLGNVMTLCIERRGVQKDMKFLGNQVSITFEIPMAEVVMDFFDRLKSCSRGFASLDYNFVRFESSALVKVDVLINSEKVDALAMICHRNDARHRGIALVEKMKDLIPRQMFDVAIQAAIGAQIIARSTVKAMRKNVLAKCYGGDVSRKKKLLSKQKEGKKRMKQVGSVEIPQEAFLAVLKVER; this is encoded by the coding sequence ATGGCGCAAGCTAAAAAATCCGTCGATATCAAAAATATACGAAATTTCTCGATTATTGCCCACATTGACCATGGTAAGTCTACATTGGCTGACCGTTTTATTCAGATGTGTGGTGGTCTACAAGATCGTGAAATGCAAGCTCAAGTCTTAGACTCAATGGAGCTTGAGCGTGAACGTGGGATTACCATTAAAGCCGCTTCCGTCACGCTATATTACACCCATCCAAATGGTCAGGAATATCAACTAAACTTTATTGATACACCTGGGCACGTTGACTTTTCTTATGAAGTTTCTCGCTCATTAGCTGCATGTGAAGGTGCGCTATTGGTTGTAGATGCTGCACAAGGTGTTGAAGCGCAATCAGTTGCAAACTGCTATACAGCAATTGAACAAGGTCTCGAAGTTCTTCCTATTCTAAATAAAATTGATTTACCACAGGCTGAACCTGAGCGTGTAATTCATGAAATTGAAGAAATTATCGGGATTGAAGCGACAGATGCACCAACTTGTTCAGCAAAAACTGGTTTAGGTGTTGAAGGCGTACTCGAGCGTTTGGTTGATGTTATTCCAGCACCAGAAGGTGATCGTGAAGCACCATTACAAGCATTAATTATCGACTCATGGTTTGATAACTACTTAGGCGTAGTTTCTCTTGTTCGTATTAAACAAGGTCGTATCCGTAAGGGCGACAAAATGTTGGTTAAGTCGACAGGGCAAACTCATCCGGTAACTTCTGTAGGTGTATTTAATCCTAAGCATACTGAAACAGATATCCTTGAAGCTGGTGAAGTAGGTTTTGTTATCGCGGGTATTAAAGATATTTTTGGTGCGCCAGTAGGTGACACCATTACACTTGCGTCTACACCGGAAGTCACAACTTTACCGGGTTTCAAAAAGGTTAAACCGCAGGTATATGCTGGTCTTTTCCCGATTGATGCGAGTGACTTCGAACCATTCCGTGAAGCATTACAAAAATTACAGATCAATGACTCGGCTTTATTCTTTGAACCAGAAAGTTCAGATGCTTTAGGCTTTGGTTTCCGTTGTGGCTTCTTAGGTATGCTACATATGGAAATTGTACAAGAGCGCTTAGAACGTGAGTACGATCTTGATCTCATCAGTTCTGCACCTACTGTAATTTATGAAGCATTAACCAAGAAAGGCGAAACGATTTACATCGATAGTCCATCAAAAATGCCAGATGGATCGACTGTAGAAGATTTACGTGAACCAATTGCGGAGTGTCATATCCTTGTTCCTCAAGAATATTTAGGGAACGTAATGACGCTATGTATCGAACGTCGTGGTGTACAAAAAGATATGAAATTCTTGGGTAACCAAGTTTCTATTACTTTTGAAATCCCGATGGCTGAAGTTGTTATGGACTTCTTTGACAGATTGAAGTCATGTTCTCGTGGCTTTGCATCGCTAGACTATAACTTTGTACGTTTTGAAAGTTCAGCTTTAGTTAAGGTTGATGTGTTAATTAATAGCGAAAAGGTCGATGCCTTGGCTATGATTTGCCACCGTAATGATGCACGCCATCGTGGTATTGCATTGGTTGAGAAAATGAAAGATTTAATTCCTCGCCAAATGTTCGATGTTGCTATTCAGGCAGCAATCGGTGCGCAAATTATTGCCCGTTCTACCGTAAAAGCGATGCGTAAAAACGTATTGGCAAAATGTTATGGTGGTGACGTTTCGCGTAAGAAAAAACTACTTTCTAAACAAAAAGAAGGTAAGAAACGTATGAAACAAGTGGGAAGTGTTGAAATTCCACAAGAAGCGTTCTTGGCTGTATTGAAAGTAGAAAGATAA